Proteins co-encoded in one Schaalia radingae genomic window:
- a CDS encoding FtsW/RodA/SpoVE family cell cycle protein translates to MATVMVAPTRPRRLVEIALMVVALAIGIGGYVLTTINRTGVIPSNLGMHIVILLVVAIAAEIGMHVLAPYADPVILPISVALTGLGLAMIYRLDLTYDMLGRYDTESGGHLMPTSTKQLIMVGVALVAAALTLIVVRNHRLLRRFTYTFGVISLVLLLLPMLPVIGSEQMGARVWIRMGPLSLQPGELVKVTLAIFFAGYLVNKRDSLAIGGPKILGMRLPRARDLGPILVVWLIGIAILVLQRDLGTSLMFFGMFVAILYVATNRPSWLVIGVVMFTPAVILAVRAFPHVQNRFNVWLNALDNDVYNAQVGSYQVVQGLFGQASGGLMGTGWGRGYPHLVVHAESDFILSSLAEELGLTGLLAILLLYLILIERGLRAAIGVRDGFGKLLAAGLSFSLGLQVFVVLGGITRVIPLTGLTAPFLAAGGSSMVASWVMIALLVRISDAARRPTRPIPSSAISGHASHAGDNALAQSRSASADHRTTATASEGGEAQ, encoded by the coding sequence ATGGCAACAGTGATGGTGGCGCCGACACGTCCTCGACGCCTGGTGGAAATTGCGCTCATGGTGGTGGCACTGGCCATCGGAATCGGCGGCTACGTGCTGACGACGATCAACCGCACCGGCGTTATCCCCTCGAACCTGGGGATGCATATCGTGATCCTGCTGGTGGTTGCCATAGCCGCTGAAATCGGGATGCACGTGCTGGCACCCTACGCCGATCCTGTCATCTTGCCGATCTCGGTGGCATTGACCGGGCTGGGACTGGCGATGATTTACCGCCTGGATCTGACCTATGACATGCTCGGGCGTTACGACACTGAATCTGGTGGCCACCTCATGCCAACCAGCACGAAGCAGCTCATCATGGTGGGTGTCGCACTGGTTGCCGCAGCACTCACCTTGATCGTGGTGCGGAATCACCGCCTCCTGCGCCGCTTTACGTACACGTTCGGAGTGATCTCCCTGGTCTTGTTGCTCCTGCCCATGCTCCCTGTCATCGGCAGTGAACAAATGGGCGCGCGCGTGTGGATCCGCATGGGGCCGCTCAGCTTGCAGCCAGGCGAACTCGTCAAAGTCACCCTGGCCATCTTCTTTGCCGGCTACCTGGTCAACAAGCGGGACTCACTGGCCATCGGCGGTCCGAAGATCCTGGGAATGCGCCTGCCGCGCGCACGTGACCTAGGTCCGATCCTGGTGGTGTGGCTCATCGGCATCGCGATTCTGGTACTCCAGCGTGACTTGGGCACATCTCTCATGTTCTTCGGCATGTTCGTGGCGATCCTGTACGTGGCGACCAACCGTCCCTCGTGGCTGGTGATCGGCGTTGTCATGTTCACTCCCGCCGTTATTTTGGCAGTACGCGCGTTCCCACACGTTCAGAACCGTTTCAACGTATGGCTCAATGCCCTGGACAATGACGTGTACAACGCGCAAGTGGGGTCCTATCAGGTCGTCCAGGGCCTCTTCGGTCAGGCTTCCGGCGGACTGATGGGCACCGGCTGGGGGCGTGGCTACCCGCACCTCGTGGTCCACGCCGAGTCCGACTTCATCTTGTCGTCACTGGCTGAAGAGCTCGGACTGACCGGGCTGCTGGCCATTTTGCTGCTGTACCTGATTTTGATTGAGCGCGGTTTGCGCGCAGCCATCGGTGTGCGCGACGGATTCGGCAAGCTACTGGCTGCTGGTTTGAGCTTCTCACTGGGACTTCAGGTGTTCGTCGTCCTGGGAGGTATTACGCGAGTCATTCCGTTGACCGGCCTGACTGCCCCTTTCCTTGCTGCCGGCGGATCATCGATGGTGGCGTCGTGGGTGATGATCGCGTTGCTGGTGCGTATTTCCGATGCTGCGAGGCGCCCCACCCGCCCGATCCCCTCCTCAGCGATCAGTGGACACGCTTCCCACGCCGGTGACAATGCGCTGGCTCAGTCACGCTCCGCAAGTGCCGATCACCGCACAACCGCCACTGCATCTGAGGGTGGTGAGGCACAGTGA
- a CDS encoding PP2C family protein-serine/threonine phosphatase yields the protein MSPEAIEFHYAARSDIGLVRKNNQDSAYAGPNLLVLADGMGGPAGGDIASSVAIAHLAHLDSESYPADSIAKLLHDSLVDAHDELCERSETDPELKGLGTTCIAIMRAGSKLAMVHIGDSRAYVMRGHTLTQVTTDHSFVQYLVDSGQITPDEAEQHPQRNVVLKILGDSQASVVPDETMRQAVVGDRWLLCSDGLSGVVSGDTIGSVLTEYEDPGECAEKLIDLALRAGGPDNVTCVIADIVPAGTTNQTAPEIVGAAATDRQAPTRGGDGAAARAAALARSTSTHSLSDPDEDAAEPERPRMRWWTIAVGVLAVAAVVLAGFLGYRWSQQQYYAIGEDGAVAIYQGIPQTLGPWAFSHRVEVTSISLASLDNVDRERLQEPVTRSSREEIDAYIAQLAPVSAQGPDGTDAQSGGDRPQSSRSSQSGSQPQPQSLRHSDSSDVEAL from the coding sequence GTGAGTCCTGAAGCAATCGAATTTCACTATGCAGCCCGGTCTGATATCGGACTGGTCCGCAAGAACAATCAGGACTCTGCCTACGCGGGCCCCAATCTGCTTGTACTCGCTGACGGTATGGGCGGCCCGGCCGGCGGTGATATCGCCTCATCCGTCGCGATCGCCCACCTGGCGCACCTGGATTCGGAATCATATCCAGCTGATTCGATCGCCAAGCTCCTGCATGACAGCCTGGTGGATGCACACGATGAGCTCTGTGAACGCTCGGAAACTGACCCGGAGCTGAAGGGTCTGGGAACCACCTGCATTGCGATCATGCGTGCCGGCTCAAAACTGGCGATGGTCCATATTGGTGATTCTCGTGCCTACGTGATGCGTGGCCACACCCTCACGCAGGTCACCACTGACCATTCTTTTGTCCAGTACCTTGTTGACAGTGGCCAGATCACGCCTGACGAGGCTGAACAGCATCCTCAGCGCAACGTGGTGCTGAAGATTCTAGGGGATTCGCAGGCCAGCGTGGTTCCTGACGAAACCATGCGTCAGGCTGTTGTGGGAGATCGCTGGCTGCTGTGTTCAGACGGTCTGTCCGGAGTGGTATCGGGAGACACGATCGGTTCGGTGCTGACCGAGTATGAAGATCCGGGCGAGTGCGCCGAAAAGCTCATTGACCTGGCGTTGCGTGCCGGTGGGCCTGACAATGTGACGTGCGTGATCGCGGATATTGTTCCGGCAGGCACAACGAACCAGACTGCTCCTGAAATTGTGGGTGCTGCCGCGACCGACCGTCAGGCACCCACCCGCGGAGGTGACGGTGCTGCTGCGCGCGCAGCGGCCCTGGCCCGATCAACCTCGACTCATTCACTTTCAGATCCTGACGAGGATGCCGCTGAACCTGAGCGGCCTCGCATGCGGTGGTGGACCATTGCCGTGGGTGTGCTGGCCGTAGCAGCTGTGGTCCTGGCAGGCTTTTTGGGATACCGCTGGTCACAGCAGCAGTACTATGCGATTGGCGAGGACGGGGCGGTCGCCATCTACCAGGGAATTCCTCAGACGCTGGGGCCGTGGGCCTTTTCGCACCGCGTGGAGGTCACCTCTATTTCGCTGGCTTCCCTCGATAACGTGGATCGTGAACGACTGCAGGAACCTGTCACCCGTTCCTCACGCGAGGAAATCGACGCATATATTGCGCAGCTGGCACCCGTGAGTGCCCAGGGACCAGACGGTACGGATGCCCAATCGGGTGGTGACCGGCCACAGTCATCACGTTCCTCACAGTCGGGCAGCCAGCCGCAGCCACAGTCGCTCCGCCACAGTGATTCCTCCGACGTGGAGGCACTGTAA
- a CDS encoding FHA domain-containing protein FhaB/FipA gives MTSDLAFTVFRVGYLALLWLMVLAAVSTLRRDIFGTVVTPRGKGRRTADKRRKKSQKARKDRASDELIPRSLLITGGPLVGMTLTLGSAQITIGRSPNCIMVLEDEYVSGQHAMLSPQDGEWVIEDLGSRNGTFVDDERITQPTVVHPGTTIRIGQTTLELVR, from the coding sequence ATGACAAGCGATCTGGCATTTACTGTTTTTCGCGTCGGATACCTGGCTCTGCTGTGGCTGATGGTGCTCGCCGCAGTGTCCACGCTGCGTCGAGACATTTTCGGAACCGTTGTCACCCCTCGTGGCAAGGGCCGGCGTACCGCTGACAAGAGACGCAAGAAGTCGCAGAAAGCTCGCAAGGATCGCGCATCAGATGAACTGATTCCCAGATCACTGCTCATTACAGGCGGCCCGCTGGTCGGAATGACTCTGACACTTGGCTCCGCCCAGATCACCATCGGACGCTCCCCGAACTGCATCATGGTGCTGGAGGACGAGTACGTCTCGGGGCAGCACGCCATGCTCTCCCCACAAGACGGCGAATGGGTCATCGAGGACCTCGGCTCCCGCAACGGCACGTTCGTGGACGACGAGCGCATCACACAGCCGACCGTCGTCCATCCCGGCACGACGATTCGCATCGGACAAACCACGCTTGAATTGGTCAGGTGA
- a CDS encoding FhaA domain-containing protein: protein MSIFDRFENAVEKGVNSVFSRVFRSGLKPVDVNSAIRRAMEDNLQEVSSDRTIAPNKFVVRTSVTDLESIGDDMPVLVDEFERDATEYATQHGYALLGPIAVSFEEDESELTGQLIVEAANERGAVAPATVLEASPEHPIIDVDGDRWLLTEPVTVIGRGSDCDIVITDSGVSRHHLELRITPTGVIATDLGSTNGTFVEGHRIDAATLVDGNQLTVGRTRILFWTHPEPADEER from the coding sequence ATGAGCATCTTTGATCGTTTCGAAAACGCGGTCGAAAAAGGTGTGAACTCGGTTTTTTCTCGTGTCTTTCGTTCCGGCCTCAAGCCAGTTGACGTGAATTCTGCAATCCGACGTGCCATGGAGGATAACCTCCAGGAAGTCTCCTCCGACCGCACCATCGCGCCCAATAAGTTCGTCGTGCGTACCTCCGTGACGGATCTGGAATCCATCGGTGACGACATGCCCGTCCTCGTCGATGAATTTGAACGCGACGCGACAGAGTACGCCACTCAGCACGGCTATGCATTGCTTGGCCCCATCGCAGTCAGTTTCGAGGAAGACGAATCTGAACTGACTGGGCAACTCATCGTTGAAGCTGCCAATGAGCGCGGCGCAGTCGCTCCGGCGACAGTGCTCGAGGCTTCCCCTGAACATCCGATCATCGATGTGGATGGAGACCGCTGGCTGCTGACCGAACCAGTCACCGTGATCGGGCGCGGCTCAGACTGCGACATTGTCATCACCGATTCAGGCGTGTCACGCCATCACCTCGAACTGCGCATCACTCCCACCGGGGTCATCGCAACAGACCTGGGTTCCACGAACGGGACTTTTGTGGAGGGACACCGCATCGATGCCGCTACTCTGGTGGATGGCAACCAACTGACGGTGGGCAGAACCCGGATCCTGTTTTGGACCCATCCTGAACCAGCTGACGAGGAACGGTGA
- a CDS encoding polysaccharide deacetylase family protein: MMALREYNGSSNRLGRHRWCTALACVAVLTGLTACNPGSGDTAPSGTQESGQSAASSAPQSGPPTSPAGIRSHVADMPEALPADDPQIGHVIDRSSTADIPVTWPGIQGFDDVNAFMEQRALEMASWPDSQEVRYDVSFAAGQWIGFVLEAITGTDDGEVTRSSSWIVDTQDQTVAPAAALVNEDERVQLFPAAKRALREADRDPGTYQDALARLGLRTNEAWHGPDDVRIGQDGSFALILNADSGVNADRAVLEVSPDQAAEVSSDLGRAVTAAVTGGAEFAGLPQPEPPFVPLEPLPADGSGVMGMVPTENVDCSAAQCVALTFDDGPDANLTPKLLDVLASKGVHATFFQLGPSVAARPDITARAVNEGHVVGSHSWSHPQLDTLPVEGIRDEVARSRDAIQQASGLLPALMHPPYGATNDKVTGVLSEAGQAAIFWDVDSEDWKNRDVKSTTDRIMATVRAGSIVLMHDVHPSTIEAVPGIIDQLQRQGFTLVTVPTLLGGVEAGQSYY, from the coding sequence ATGATGGCACTACGTGAATACAACGGCAGTTCCAACCGCCTCGGCCGGCACCGGTGGTGCACCGCCCTGGCGTGCGTCGCTGTGCTCACGGGACTCACGGCGTGCAATCCTGGTTCTGGGGACACTGCGCCATCGGGCACACAGGAATCAGGCCAGTCTGCTGCGTCAAGCGCACCCCAGTCTGGCCCGCCCACCTCACCTGCCGGGATACGGTCCCACGTCGCTGACATGCCTGAGGCGCTTCCCGCTGATGACCCGCAGATCGGTCATGTCATTGACCGTTCGTCCACGGCAGACATCCCTGTGACCTGGCCGGGTATCCAGGGATTCGACGACGTCAACGCGTTCATGGAGCAGCGGGCCCTTGAGATGGCATCCTGGCCGGATTCTCAGGAAGTGCGCTACGACGTGTCCTTCGCTGCGGGGCAGTGGATCGGGTTCGTCCTCGAAGCCATCACCGGCACCGACGACGGCGAGGTCACGCGCTCGTCATCATGGATCGTTGATACCCAGGACCAAACGGTGGCGCCTGCGGCCGCCCTCGTCAATGAGGATGAGCGGGTGCAGCTGTTCCCTGCCGCCAAGCGTGCGTTGCGTGAGGCAGATCGAGACCCGGGAACCTATCAGGACGCGTTGGCCAGGCTCGGCTTGCGTACGAACGAGGCGTGGCATGGGCCAGATGATGTGCGAATCGGCCAGGACGGCTCATTTGCGCTGATCCTGAACGCTGATAGTGGAGTGAACGCTGATCGCGCGGTGCTGGAAGTGTCCCCCGATCAGGCTGCCGAGGTGTCGAGCGACCTGGGTCGCGCTGTAACTGCGGCGGTGACAGGAGGCGCGGAATTTGCTGGGCTTCCCCAGCCCGAACCGCCATTCGTTCCCCTCGAGCCGCTGCCCGCAGATGGATCAGGTGTGATGGGTATGGTTCCGACCGAGAATGTGGATTGCAGTGCGGCGCAGTGTGTGGCGTTGACGTTCGACGATGGTCCCGATGCGAACCTGACGCCAAAACTGCTCGATGTGCTTGCATCGAAAGGCGTGCACGCCACGTTCTTCCAGTTGGGACCCAGTGTGGCGGCGCGCCCGGATATCACCGCTCGCGCTGTGAACGAAGGGCATGTGGTGGGGTCGCATTCCTGGTCGCACCCACAGCTCGACACGTTGCCGGTCGAGGGGATCCGTGATGAGGTAGCGCGCTCGCGGGATGCGATTCAGCAGGCCAGTGGGCTGTTGCCGGCGCTGATGCATCCTCCGTATGGAGCGACCAATGACAAGGTAACCGGCGTGCTCAGTGAGGCGGGTCAGGCAGCGATCTTCTGGGATGTGGATTCTGAGGACTGGAAGAACCGCGACGTCAAGAGCACGACCGATCGGATTATGGCGACTGTGCGCGCCGGGTCGATCGTCCTGATGCACGACGTTCACCCTTCGACCATTGAAGCTGTCCCGGGCATCATTGATCAGTTGCAGCGCCAGGGCTTCACGCTGGTCACAGTGCCAACGCTGCTCGGTGGCGTGGAGGCTGGGCAGTCGTATTATTAG